The Coffea arabica cultivar ET-39 chromosome 2c, Coffea Arabica ET-39 HiFi, whole genome shotgun sequence genome includes the window GGAAGTGAGGCTGGAGATTCTGGCTTGGAGGTCTATGTAGAGCCAATTGTGATTATCTTGATCTTAGTTCTTAATGCCATTGTAGGGGTGTGGCAAGAGAACAATGCTGAAAGGGCTCTTGATGCCCTCAAGGAGATGCAATGCGACTCGTGCAAAGTGCGCAGAGATGGACACCTAGTGCCAGGTTTGCCGGCTAAAGAACTTGTGCCAGGGGATATCGTAGAACTGCGAGTCGGTGATAAAGTGCCTGCTGACATGAGAGTTGCAGCTTTGAAAACCTCAACAGTAAGAGTTGAGCAGAGCTCCTTGACAGGGGAGGCAATGCCTGTCCTGAAAGGCACTGATCCTATATTCTTAGATGATTGTGAGCTGCAGGCCAAAGAGAACATGGTATTTGCTGGAACAACAGTGGTGAATGGTAGCTGCATCTGTCTTGTGGTTAACACTGGGATGCACACAGAAATCGGGAAGATACAGAAACAAATTCATGAGGCCTCACTGGAAGAGAGTGACACTCCTCTGAAGAAGAAGCTCGACGAATTTGGGAACAGGCTTACAACTGCAATTGGCATTGTATGCCTCATCGTGTGGGCTgtcaattataaatattttctcACATGGGAGATTAAGCATGGATGGCCTACTAATTTCCGGTTTTCTTTTGAGAAGTGCACCTACTATTTCAAAATAGCTGTTGTCCTTGCAGTCGCAGCTATCCCAGAAGGTCTCCCAGCAGTAATAACTACTTGTCTTGCTCTTGGTACAAGAAAAATGGCACAAAAGAATGCAATAGTGCGGAAGCTTCCAAGCGTGGAGACTTTAGGATGCACTACTGTGATTTGTTCAGATAAAACTGGCACATTGACTACTAACCAGATGTCTGTGACAGAATTCTTCACACTTGGAGGAAAAACTACAATTTCTCGAATATTTAGTGTTGAAGGCACAACCTATGATCCTAAAGATGGTGGAATAGTTGACTGGAACTGCTATAATATGGACGCGAACTTGCAGGCCTTGGCAGAAGTCTGTGCACTGTGCAATGATGCAGGAATATACTCAGATGGCCAGCTATACAGAATGACAGGGCTGCCAACTGAGGCAGCTCTTAAAGTCTTGGTTGAAAAGATGGGAGTCCCAGACAGTAAGGCAAGGAACAAAATCCGCGATGCTCAGCTTGCAGCAAATTATTTGATTGATCACAACACAGTAAAGCTAGGTAATCAAATTCTTATTTACCACTGAGTATTTTAGTGTGATGTGCAGCTGTGAATATAACATATCTGTTAATCTCAGGTTGCTGTGAATGGTGGACAAGAAGATCAAAGAGAGTTGCAACTCTGGAGTTCGATCGTGTACGCAAGTCAATGAGTGTTATTGTGCGGGAGCCATGTGGGCGTAATCGGCTTCTTGTCAAGGTAACATCGTGTCTGCTGGAGTTGGTTCTTCATAATAACAACTTCAAAAATTGTTAGTTGGTTACAAACTTTTTTGCTAGTTAGGCATCTGCTGGAGTTTTGATACTCATTTACAGCACTTTTTCTAAGCCATCTGTTGGCAATTTGCATTGTGCCATCAATCATTTTATCTTTACATTCTACATCGTTGAACTACTTAGCATAAGAAAGCACTGAATATTGTGCATAATTGGTTAAGTCAATTGACAAAACCTTTCATATGGTTGAGTAcactaaatgtgaaattttaagTTGCAGCCATCAGTTCTCTATGTGAGAAACAGTTTTAAGCATTAGTTAATAGTTTAACAAGCAAGAAGAAAAATCAATTTCAGCTATTGGTGTCATTTCCTGTGAGAAGCAACCAAAGAATAAACAAAAACTGCAATCTGATTTTCAATATATGACCCAGCCAGGTTCACTATAATGGTAATGCAATTCATTCAGCATTTAGAACATATCTCCTAGGCTATTTCGTTATTTTCCCCTTCATGTCTTCTGTATGGTATCATAATAGTCTCGTGCTTCTACAATTAACTACATTCTTTACATAGGGTGCTGTTGAGAGTCTGTTAGAACGCAGCTTGTACATCCAGCTGGCAGATGGATCAATTGTTCCAATTGATGAGCCTTGTCGGCAACTGCTGCTCTCGAGACACTCAGAGATGAGTTCAAAGGGATTGCGGTGCTTGGGTATGGCATACAAGGATGACTTAGGAGAGCTTTCAGACTATTATGCTGAGGGTCATCCTGCATATAAGAAATTACTCGATCCTTCCTGCTTCTCCTTGATAGAAAGTAATCTAGTTTTTGTTGGGGTTGTTGGTTTAAGGGTAAGACTCTTGTTTGTAGATTCAATATTCTTTGGGCAATTTCAGCTTAAGGAAAACCCAGATTTTATGCCAGTACCTCTAAATAGAAGTATATCTTCAGGACCCTCCTCGTGAGGAGGTTCACCAAGCAATTGAAGATTGTCGAGGAGCTGGAATCAAGGTGATGGTAATAACTGGAGATAACAAGTCCACTGCTGAGGCAATCTGTCGCGAGATTCACTTGTTTAGTGAGGATGATGACCTTGCAGGGAGGAGTTTTAGTGGGAAAGAATTTATGGAACTCTCATCTGTGGAACAAATGAAGATATTAAATGAACCTGGAGGAAAGGTTTTTTCTAGAGCAGAACCTAGACACAAGCAAGAAATAGTGCGGATGCTAAAAGAGATTGGTGAGATTGTTGCAATGACTGGAGATGGTGTTAATGATGCTCCTGCGCTGAAACTTGCAGATATTGGAATAGCAATGGGCGTTACTGGAACAGAGGTAAGTGATTATACATCTACTTGTAATTGCTCTTTCCCACTATAGAGTTCTATTGTATTCATCAATCCATATCCTAAAAATTTAATTATCTAGTCAAAGGTAAATTAGTATTGCTTGTTTTTATGCATTTAATGATTTAGAAAATATTGTGAACTGTTAAGAACAATAAAGATCAGAGAAAAGACTAAACAATAAAGATCAGAGAAAAGACTAACAACAGAATAATAAGAATTAGGACAATAAAGagtataataaaaataagaaaatgagaGAATAGGTCAATAAGGTGTTGTATTGAGAACGAGGTCATTTTTTTACAGTGGGAAAgataattttttctttcccttcccTCTCTACGTACTCTGATTTTTAAGTAACTGTGTGGTTAGTCACCAATGGAATAACTGTTGACAGCTTCTAACTAACTTTCCGTCTGCAGACTTTGCCCACTTGTTGCATTAATGCACTTGTCAAGTTAATTATTTTCATGCTAAGCATGTATTATTCCAAAGTTCTCAGGTTCACCTGTTATTACTTTTGGTTGAATGATAGAAGAGGATGCTTAAGACATTTCTGAGTTACTGCAAGTCGAAGTAGTGTAACTAGCCCTTTTTCTTGTTCTGCCTAAATCATTGATCTTTTAGGTTGCAAAAGAAGCATCGGACATGGTTCTTGCTGATGATAATTTCAGTACCATAGTATCAGCCATTGCAGAGGGTCGCTCAATTTACAACAATATGAAAGCTTTCATCAGGTTATTCGCATTTTTACATCAGCTGTTTAAATATATTGAATGTTGAATTTTAACGAATTCTCACTGCAGATACATGATATCATCTAATTTTGGGGAGGTGATAGCCATATTCTTGACTGCTGCTCTTGGCATACCAGAATGTATGATACCTGTACAGTTGCTGTGGGTAAATTTGGTTACTGA containing:
- the LOC113728190 gene encoding calcium-transporting ATPase, endoplasmic reticulum-type — protein: MDPSADEKPFHAWSWPVEQCLKEYSVKIDKGLSTYEVAKRLEKYGWNELQKERGKPLWWCVLEQFDDTLVKILLIAAFISFILAYLHGSEAGDSGLEVYVEPIVIILILVLNAIVGVWQENNAERALDALKEMQCDSCKVRRDGHLVPGLPAKELVPGDIVELRVGDKVPADMRVAALKTSTVRVEQSSLTGEAMPVLKGTDPIFLDDCELQAKENMVFAGTTVVNGSCICLVVNTGMHTEIGKIQKQIHEASLEESDTPLKKKLDEFGNRLTTAIGIVCLIVWAVNYKYFLTWEIKHGWPTNFRFSFEKCTYYFKIAVVLAVAAIPEGLPAVITTCLALGTRKMAQKNAIVRKLPSVETLGCTTVICSDKTGTLTTNQMSVTEFFTLGGKTTISRIFSVEGTTYDPKDGGIVDWNCYNMDANLQALAEVCALCNDAGIYSDGQLYRMTGLPTEAALKVLVEKMGVPDSKARNKIRDAQLAANYLIDHNTVKLGCCEWWTRRSKRVATLEFDRVRKSMSVIVREPCGRNRLLVKGAVESLLERSLYIQLADGSIVPIDEPCRQLLLSRHSEMSSKGLRCLGMAYKDDLGELSDYYAEGHPAYKKLLDPSCFSLIESNLVFVGVVGLRDPPREEVHQAIEDCRGAGIKVMVITGDNKSTAEAICREIHLFSEDDDLAGRSFSGKEFMELSSVEQMKILNEPGGKVFSRAEPRHKQEIVRMLKEIGEIVAMTGDGVNDAPALKLADIGIAMGVTGTEVAKEASDMVLADDNFSTIVSAIAEGRSIYNNMKAFIRYMISSNFGEVIAIFLTAALGIPECMIPVQLLWVNLVTDGPPATALGFNPAEVDIMQKPPRRSNDALISSWVLFRYMVIGSYVGLATVGIFILWYTRASFLGINLVSDGHTLVELSQLRNWGECPGWSNFVAAPFTVAGGRVITFSNPCDYFSVGKVKAMTLSLSVLVAIEMFNSLNALSEDTSLIKMPPWRNCWLLLAMSVSFGLHCLILYVPLLADVFGIVPLTFNEWLLVLLVSAPVILIDELLKFAGRRKTQRRKVKAA